The genomic region AGACAGCAGTATCTTGCCATGATGTTGTAGAGGAAGGAGTTATCGTTGACCCTGTGAATTCAATAATATACTAGAAAATCAATAATTTTGTTGAGAAAGAATCCTGAACAATACATAAACAACCTTCTCATTAAAACCGTCAGCTAGTCTtgcttaaaaccgtcttaaacgaATGGAATTAATATAACCATCAAAATTATCACTAAATGAACTACATAGACAACATAGTACTTGGTACAAAAAAACgccgtcttaagcttaaaacgGTCTTAAATGAGATTCTGTATTGCAACAAAGCAAATCCACAGCTGCAAAATCTGAACAAACACATCCAAAAAAATTGGAACACAAACAAACAAACTTTGCAAAATTCCTACACAACAAAAATGGGAAGATTCATAGGATATTTTCACTAATTTGTTAGTGAATCTTTCCATATTCGACTTATTAATGTGCACCTTAGGgcttagggcacacgttagaaaaaccgtttaaaaaaaacccaaaattgCAAAATTCCCACAATTCCACACTACAAAACCCCAAAAATTGCTAAATACATTAAAATAAAAGCCAAATTTGCAAAATTTCCACACAATAAAATCCAAAAGATTGCTAATTACTGTAAAAAAAAATTTGCTTAATTCAAACAATTACTCATCAATGAAactcaaacaaaaaaaagaaattaacATGAAAACAAATAATATAAACCTTGACATGAAACTATAACCAAGATGTATTTTCATAAAAGCAAGCTCCTTTCCAAGTTAAGCTGTTATTCTGCGACGGCGACGACGAAGCGGTGCCGACAAAAGTAGGAAGAAGATCAACTTCACTAGTGATTGTTTTAAGAATTGTCCATGATATTTGTTTTGGTAGAAATGGAAGAATGTGTATTGGTTGAATTGGGGTTTTGATTGAAATTGAGATTGTAATTGGGAAGATTGTTGAGAAAATTAGGAGATTGATTAATGGGATTAATGGTGTGTTTGACATGTTAATGGTGGATGAAGAGTTGAGGAAGAACAAGGgtagatgatgaatgaatgatgACTTTGGAGTATAGGGTATCAAATGCGGGTTTGGGTTGATTATGGTTGGAATTCGGAATTAatatgggtagataagacaaaaattaAAGTGATTAAGGGAGTCATAAATAGGGATGTCAACCAAGTGCTTGCAGTCTAGTGGTAGACTTGGGTAACCTCAAagcttgcaaaggcaagaattgcGAGGTCCCGTGTTCGAACCCACGGATGAGCAATTGCATGCGGTTATCTCGGCGGCCCCGATTGGGGTGGTTTACGTGGTCAGGGGTGACGTGTGGAATCGGGGCCCGGGGATTAAaacccctcgtcaccaaaaaaaaaaaaaaagcccgGGGGATTAAaacccctcgtcaccaaaaaaaaaaaaaaaaaaaaacttgtgtaCTAGGTAATTAAATGTTACACCATTTTGCGGAAACTTATTTGTATAAGATGTACGAGAGTACGAGACTAATATGTTTTAGATtcaatatttatatttttaaaaattattttgtGAGGAGATAGATAATTTGGCGAGTAAACGGGTCCCCGCGGGGCGGGGACAGGTTTAAAAAGTTCAACCCGTTGCGGGTCGCGGGGCGGGTGTGGGTACGCATTATAGTTCGCGGATGCGGGTGCTGGTTACCCCTCCTCCACACCCACCCCGCCCCATTGACATCCCTAGTcataaatgacatttttatctaCTTATGTgggttttatctgacccgatatcaagatttatttatttatttataatctTTTAGAAAGAAATCGAGTCTCATTTGTCTTTTTGATGTTAGTGAGTAAATCCCAAAAAAGAAATGATTAATGAAGTAAATGGAGAAGATCCTATTCCGATGTTAGTTTTAAATCTTAAGAGGGAATGGTCCATTTGAAATGAGAACTGGCGAGTATTCTATACGGTTATTTTTGGGCAAAGTTTTGAATTTCTGTATCTAGAACAAAGTGTTGTAGTGTCATGTTCGGTAGAAATATCCAAATGTTAAACACGTGACACACAAATAAAGTGAAGTGTTGAAATAACTAGCTTACATACAATTTTTAATCAATATTTAAAGATGAAAGAAGCGTTTTACAGTAAAACTATCCTTCAAAAGTTGAGAATACAATCAATCAATTCATCCATCCTCAAATTCCCAACACACCTTCAAATCAAACCTGGGAAAGAAGCACATAACCAAATAGGCTACAAGTTAAGTGCATGTGGCTCTTCCAATGCCACCCGACGTCCCGGAAAATGAATTCCAACCCTTTTTAGTATCTCCTGCTCAGTGGATGGATGGTTCCGAGCTCATACGTTTTTTGGAGGCAGTTTTCGGTGAACAAAGAGGACAATCGCGCAAGGCAGTATTTCAACTAGCTGTTGTTCCATCAAAAAACAGGCATAGAAAATCATAAGACTTGTTAATAATAGAGGAGCTAAATTCTGTTAGTAGATGATTAGTTGACGATTACCATGTAGTAAATCAGATCGAAAGTTGTTGGCTGATCCAAAACTTTGAGAGTTGCATCGGCATTGAAGGCAGACACTGCAGCCTGTTATCACATACAAGTATTAGGGAATATAGACAAAACCTCATGTAAATACTACTAGCAGAAGTTAGAACTTACTGTAATGCAGCGAATGAGAAAAGAAGCGAAACAGATTGCTGCAACTGATTTCACCTGCATTATTGTCGGTTCAAAGCTCAAATCTAAATTTCCACAAACACAGCCCCTAAACTATAGTGAAACCTAATTTGTAGACAAAAACCAGATCTAAATGCAGCTTCTGTAACAGCGCTTTTAGTTGTTTTCTATTTCACCCGATGCATTTTTAAACTATGGTGCTCTGAATGCATATACAAATCTGAAAAATTACAATGGTAGATTGAGAAAGAAGCGAGCATTAAGACTAGTTTCGTAGCAACTCAACTGCTATGCAGAGATTTCTACCAAAATCTGAATAATTAAAGCGTTAACCATAATTTTTTCACAACACAGATACAAACATCAGCAACTACAGAGATATCGGACATGCGTTCCTATAAATGTCAAAACAACAGGAAAACCCGACAAGGAAAATAATTTCTTCAGATTACAATAACTCATCATAACTAAGTCAGCATCAAAATCAGGGGAAGCCAGGGAACGTATAATTTGTGATCACTTTGTGAAGAGGATTTCAGAAGAAAGCGACAAACCTCGTAGAGTTTCTGTTGTCGTCCCTTGGATTCAACTGGGAAGTTGAACAGCATCATATATAACCTGTAAGTAGAGCAATAAAATTAACAATCCTgagaaattacacttttttctacacTTGCATAGACCGCGGTTACTATAGTCAAGATATAGTTTACCTTCCCCCGAACAGCAGGAACCCAGACGCTGCAATAATAGACGCcactgaaaaaaaaaatgtaacataAAGGAAACACGATGATTTCTTGAACGAATTTAGACAGAAATAGCGGCGTTTGCAAAAACAATAAGATAAGTAACCTGCAACCAGTACTTGGCTCATGGATCGAACAAAATTGTTGTCATACAGCCATAGAGATATCCATATTAAAACCTGTCATGTTAATCAATCTTAGCACAGCGCTGTGAAACATTTACATGCATGTATTTATCGCACTACATGGAGTACGGTGGGACATCAATGAGCAAAACCGTTCCTCTGTCCCCCTGACATTAATCATCATGATGAATAGCAGCTGAATGCCTGACTGTAAGCCGTAATCATAAGCCTAATGCAGATTAACCTCACAAATCACCATAAAAAGTCCGCCTTAGATATATCATTACAGTGGCAGTTGTCGGAGTAATGCAAGTTCTAAGGCATATCCTTCTGACCTTGCTTATGAGATACGAGTATTCAACAGCTTTTGAACTAGTAAATATACTTAATACTCCGTAACATTTTGAGATAGAAAATGGATTCTGATGccttctggaaaaaaaaaaaaatgtttcggCTGTGCATATGCAAATACAACACAGACTAAATCCACGTGTAGAGGGAAATCTCCCCGCATAAGAAAGAAGAACGAAAAGGAAAACCAAACTGACCTGAATAACGTATATTACACAATTAGCTGAAATATACCAAGTCCTCAGCCTATCTGTCGGAAAACGTTTAGCCTGCTTGTCAATAAAATTCAGGCAGCTTCAGCGTCACTGTGTCAGCCATATGTTTTAAAATCACATCAAATGCTGCCAGCATTCAGCAATGCAGAAGGTAACCAAGTGAAGGTACTAACTTAGTTTACTGCATCGGAAACTAACAAAGTAAGACATCAACTGCAAAGAATGCTGGCTTAGAACTTTATTTCAGTCAAAATACTCAAATTTAAGAACCCGGATTGTTACATGATACCATATCTCAGCCCAGAAGAGAACCAACAGTGTATAACTGCTAAAGAATAACAGCACAGGGAGGTCCACTAGCACCGATGTTAACACCTGTATGTTGGAAGCATTACACAAGATTTGAAGACATTAGTTGTAAATAGACCAGCACTGCAGCATGAAGAAGTTAGCATTAAGTTGTAAATAAACTTAGAGTTTTCACATTACTGTCTTTTGTATGGACTACGGAGTAATAGGTAAACTCTCTAGATTACATTATACACCAAGAATGAAGAGCAGAAAGCAACAACTGTAAGGGAAAAAACTATTTCTAAGAATGCTTACCTTAGGTTTTAAAATAACAGCAAACATGTGGAAGCCGAAAACAGCTGCACGAACTGCCATTATGCAAAGCATCTGTCTTAGGAACACAGAAATAAAAAGACGCAAGAAGACAATGTAACTGAGCAAGAGGGACAGTTCTCAGTTACCTCCGTTAACAAAAATATTCATGAGAACGAAAACCTTCTGTGTACTCCATCCGTGGTGACGCAATCTCAATTGAATAATTATAAATTGAATCTGTCATGAAGCAACTACTTCAACCCCAACATTCATAAAATTCAGGTAGTCTTATGTAAGACTGTTATATACCGTATTACAGCCTTATTTCAGTATCTGTGTAACATTCATGCTAATTCTGCATAACCCTATGCTGGTTTTTCAATGGATGTGACGAAGATTTCAGCTTTATCTTCTATCATGTTACAAGGTTTTTCAATGGATGTGATCGGTAACAGTCTTATTTGAGTATATCTGTGTAAAACTGTTCTATACCCTACAAATTTAATCTTTTATCAAGTTACAAGGTAAACCCTAcaaatttttcattctttttaccTCAACTACAAAGCATATACTATAAACTCAAGTGCCTATAATCTTCCAATAAAATTCagtcaatcaagcaaaaattggACAAAAACCCGAAAGAGGAAAAGAAAAGGGAGTTACCAGGGAAACAGCAGTTAAAAGGGCATAGGCTGCAGAAAGAGTGAAAAACATTCCATCATGCAACTGAGCTGACTCGTAGAACTCGTCCCACTTCGccattgattgattaattatctTGACATCAAAGTGTAACACCCACCAATCCACCAGATGATTGATTATCTTGATTAATTAAATATTACTCCGTATGATGATTATAATAAGTCATGTGATGGAGGAGAATGAGTAGACAGCAGAGGCCTGCCATGACATTGGACAGGAAAGAATGGTAGTTCCTTGAACAAGTCATGATTCAGATGGATTTTTGCGCCAAAATGTCGATTAGTTTAGCTGGTACTTGTATCCGAGTTCAAATTCTAGCAGTAAACTTGTTATTATAACTTCCtttacatttaaaaaaaatgTACTCCGTAAAAAGGTACTAGAAGAATTAAAATTATCATCGATGATACAAAATAAGATACAAGGAAATCGAGTATACCACAACACAATAACAACGACAAAGCCCTAGTCCTATAATAATTTAGTTCCGCTAACATGAATCAAAGCTTGAAACCGTCAATAGAGGAATTGAGCGTGTTTTTCAAAAATGAATGTCATTCTTTACATTTGTGAGTTTCAGACAAGACATGGTGTCGGAGTGTTTGGTTATTTTTGGGCAAAGTTTTGAATTTCTATATTAAAAAGCGAAGTTTCCACAGTGTCGTATCATGTAGGAATATCCGAATGTTGGACACGCGACACACAAATACACAACCAAAAGTGAAGTGTTGAACTgagataaattacataaaatttattTGTCGAAATTGAATGATCCTGTTTACAGTGAAGTGATCCTTTAAAAGTAGGAATACAATCAATCAATCTATTCTCAAACTCCATACCCAAAACAATGGAACCAGTGAATCTTCCAATGCTACTGACCCGTTGGTTTCGAGCTCACTCCCTTTTTGCAGGCAGCTTCCGAAGAATAAAGAGTACAAGCGCGCATGGCAGTATCTCAACTAACTGTTGTTCCAACACAAAAGGAAGTTATTAACAATAGGTGAACTAATTTCTTGTTACGAGATGATTAGTTGATGACTACCATGTAGTAAACCAGATCGAAAGCTGTTGGCTGATCCAAAACTCTGAGAGATGCATCAGCATTGAAGGCGGACTTTGCAGCCTGCGCTCAAATATTAGTTGGAGTTTAACAAACAATAGATAACTCGAAAACAAAAACCTCATGTAAATGCTATTACCAGAGGAGGTTTGCAAAATCAGAACTTACTGTAATGCAGCGAATGAGAAAAGACACGATACAGATTGCTGTAACTGATCGCACCTGCATTAATTTGGGTATTTAATAACCAAAACAAAATTTAGTACTCGATCTTAAAGAAACAAGCAAAAAGACTACTTTTTTGAAGAGTTTTTCTTCAGAAGAAAGAGACATACCTCGTAAATTTTCTTTTTTCGTCCTTTGGATTCAATCGGGAAGCGCATCAGCATTAAACATAACCTGTAAGCAGAACAGTAAAACTTATCACCCTCTAGATATTACTCTCTTTTTACACCTGCATAGTCGTTCGTAGACCACAATTACTATCGTCAAGAAAATAGTTTACCTTCCCCCGAACAGCAGGAACCCAGATGCTGCAATAACAGACGACactggaaaaaaaaaagtatgtaACTTAAACGGAACTCATTCATGGACAGATTTAGACAGAAATAGCAGCATTTGCAAAAACAATAAGATAACTAACCTGCAATGAATACTTGGTTTACGGATCCAACAAAACTGGTGTCATACAGCCCTAGAGATATCCATATTAAAACCTGTCATGTTAAACTACCTTAGCGCATCAATGTGAAACATTTTCAAGTACGTATTTACAGCAGATCAGTACAGTCGAAAATTAATCAGCAAAACATCCCCTGCCCCTCTGACATTAATTAATCATCTAAAGAATAGCAGCTGACCAAACTGACCTGAATAACATATATCACGGAATTAACTGAAATATACCAAGCCTTCAGCGTATCTGTTGTTTCATTTATAGCCTGTTCGTCAATAAGTTTAGGCAGCATCAGTATCAGGCATATGCCAGCAATGCAGTTGGTTACGAATGCTGATGTAAAAGTTTCTTAAAGTCAAAATATTGCGTAGAAAATCAAGTGTGTAACAGATTCAGAGCCCCTATATTTACCTGATAATATATCTCAGACCAGAACAAAACTAGCAGTGTATAAGTGCTAAAGAAGAACAGCCCGGGGAGGTCCAGTAGCACCGATGTTAACACCTGCATGAGTGCAGCATGAAGAAGTTAGCAGTAAGTTGTACTCCGTAGTTAAGGAGTTTCCACAACGTTGTCTTTTTTAATACGTAAACTCTTCAGATTACATTACACACCAAGAATGAAGAGCGGAAAACAAGTTGCAAGAGAATTTACCTTAGATTttaaaacaacaaaaatatggaAGCCAAAAACAGCCGCACGAACTGCAATTATACAAAGCATCTGTCTTAGGAACACGGAAATAAAAAGACGCAAGAAAATGATGTAACCGAGCAAGAGGGACAGTTCTCAGTTACCTGCATTAACAAAAATATTCATGAGAACGAAAACCATCTGTGTACTCCATTCGAATGTACGCGATCTTGATTGAATCCTTATAAATTGAATCTGCCATGAAGCAAACTATTTCAACCCAACATTCATAAAATTCATCTACTTCATATCAAACTATGTTTACACAGCAACAACATTACCACCGTGTCTCAATGGCTCTCGCAAATTGCGGCCTTTGTGTTAGCAGCACAAAGagactgtttccgaatgacccaagatgaaaattgcataTATTCTTCCAAATAAATCACAATCAATCAAGCAAAAGTCAAACATACAAAAACCCAaaatagagaaagagaaggaTGTTACAAGGGAAACAGCAGTTAAAAGGGCATATGCTGCAGAAAGAGTGAAAAAGATCCCACCATGCAACGGAGTCGACTCGTTGAGCTCATCCCATTTCGCCATTGATTAATTCCTTGATATCAAAGTGTAAACACACACCTTGAGTAAGTTATATGACAGAGAATAAGTACACAACTATACATACAGGCTTGCCATGCGCTGCAGTGGGACAGAATGGTCATTTATTGACAAAGTCAACATTCAAATGGGTTTTGTGCCAGCATGCACAGTATATATAGTTCTGATTAATGAGGTAGGTAATACATGTTTCGGTAGATGTCGGTTAGTTTAACTGGTACTCGTCCGAATTTGAATTTTGTTAAACATTTGTTGTAGTAGTAGTTTCATTTCACTTCTAAAAGATAAATTTAGATCCGTCTCACAATAACACGAGTACACAAAGCACATGAGCATGCTGTATGAACTTCCGAAAAGAGTAACACAGTAAAGCGATAAAAGTAGAAAATTGCTACTCGTAGAAGCCATTAACAAACACTTCAATGTAAAATTTAGGAACATTACAAGTTTACAACAAATTATCATCTTGCCATTGCATGAGCACGAGGATAAGATACATGTAAAGAAATCGAGTATACGACAAACCCTAGTCCTATAATGATTTAAGTTGGCTTGAAACCGACACAATACAGGAATTGAGCGTCTTTTTCAAAATTGAATGTCGTTCTTTACATTTGGGTGATCCTTCGAAGGGCAGGACTACGACTAAATAACCATGTCCTTAAACTCCGACACACCTCAACAAATTCTACTAGTAATATTAAGTGGGCCCAAGAAAATGGCTACGGGTACTCTCGAGATAGAGAACACGCCTGGAGTTTCGGATCTTGTGAAGCTATCTGTGGGCCAGGATGAACAGATTGGATGGTACAGAGCTCACGCTCAAGTGCTCAGTGGATAGGATGGTACAGAGCTGAAACTCGCTTTGGAGGCACCTTCCGGAGAATAAAGAGGACAAGCACGGAAGGCAGTATCTCAACTAACTGTTGTCACAGAAACAAAATGTAAAGAATTGTTTCATTAAATTCCTGTCAAATAGATGCTTTTTGAGAAGATTACCGTGTAGTAAATCAGATCGAGGATCGGGTGATCTAAAACTCTGAGAGATAAGTTAGCATTGAAAGCAGACAGTGCAACCTGTGATCATCACATATAGGGAATGCCACTATGAGGATTATATCATGTATAGTCCGAGATTATCGAGATgctacaaaacacaatgaaaagtTAAGAAGGAAAAACTGAGCTCCGTGAACATGTCTATCCTTCAAACAGATTATTATCTTGTACAACCAGGATGTGATGCGTTGCTGTCGCCTAGATTTAATACTATGTCAGTGCCCTGCAGATTACCTTTGCTGCAGAGCGGTACTTCTAGAGCACGAATTCAGCAAGCTCGACATGGTTGCATACCACATTAAATACTATTACCGGACAAAGTATTATGAGAAAACTAAATTAATATTCTCAGAAACAAGTAGACAGATGCTGATATTAATGCAGAGCAGCAAAGTTGTCAAAAGTCAGAACTTACCATGAAGCAGCGAATGAGAAAACAGACGAAACAGATTGCTGTAATTGATCCCACCTGTATTAACATGGGAGTTTAAAAAGCAACGCTAAATTTAATATCTTGGGAGTTCAAATCTATTAAATTGTTTCCCATTTTGCCCCTAAAACCGGCACCGTGTCAACAAAGTTTCCGAGGGAAGGAAATTAAAATCAAACAATCTCTTACAACTCATGAAATCGACCCCTTTACAAGTACAAATTGGACAAGTTCCAACTTCCAATGCAACATTGACAAAGAATTAAACAGTGACACTACTTTCCTAACACCAGGGGTCAAATATTTCATGATCACGATGTTAAGATGTTGTCAAAAGAAGAGACAAACCTCGTGAAGTTTCTTTCGTCGTCCCTTAGACTCAATTGGGAAGCGCCTCAGCATAAAAAATAATCTGTAAGCAGAACAGAAAATATGATCactgtatacatattatttcATTTTTACAGTAGTACACTTTGATAGTGAACAAAAGGGTTTACCTTCCCCCGAACAACAGAAACCCAAGTgctgcaagaaaagacaccactGCAAGAGAAAAAAGAACATATAACATAATGTAAATCAGAATGCTTTCATGGAGAAAGTTAAATGGAAATAGTGGCTTTTGCTAAAATAACACGATAACCAACCTGCAATGAATACTTGGCTCATGGATCCAACAAAACTGTTGTTATACAGCCATAGATATATCCATATTAAAGCCTGCCATAAGAACGTTCCTTAGCATAGCAGTATGAAACATTAACGTGTATAACATCACGTTGCAGCACAGGGGAAAATCATGAGCAAACATTCCCCAATCCCACGGGCATTGGTCATTATGAAGAATAGCAGCTGATCATAACCATAAGCGGCAAACATGTTAACCACACATAGACCCACAAACAGATCAGCTAATCATGGCAAAAGACTTTTTGCAACAGAATGCTTTTAAGTCCTGCCTCCCACCACAAGAATAGCCAAACAAGAGGCTGAAGAAATACATCTAAAATCCTGGTATCTAATTTACCTAGACTATCCTCGTAATCATTGCAAGTTACAGAAAGCGTGTAAGTTGGTTATCAGAATCTTAGGTACCATCTCAGCAAGTGCTAAACTGCAAACTGCATGAAGTAGATAAGGGTTTGTTCACCTGACTTCTCACCATGTATTTATATTTGGCAATTGCCGAATTAAGGCACTGGCTTGGAACATTTCTTATAAGATACGAGTACTCAGTCTCAGACAGCTTTTAATTTAGTAGAAATACTTTGTTAATCTGGATATATTGATTAAATGTCTTCTCACAAAAGAATGTTCACAACTTATTTTTTTACTGGTATCCTCGTTGTGCATATGCAAGTATAACGGGCACCAACTCAGTGAATTGACACAAAATCTCCTCACATAAAAGAAAGATGAACTAAAAGGAAAACATAACTGACCTGAATAACATATATTACACAATTAACTGTTATATACCAAGCCCTCAGCCTATCTGTCGGAAGACTTCTTGCCTGGTCATCAATAAAATTCAGGCAGCATCAGTATCAGGCATATAATTTATAATCACATCATTATAAGAAACTCGCCCCTTCAACCGTGTAAGCTAAAGACATGGTCGTAAATATGAGTATCCATACATAAGATCAGCCTCAAGGGTTTATTCTTTTTCATTTACGAATGAACAGGCTCAAGTTACAAATATAAAAACAGCAGAAATGCGAAAATGCTGCCAGAAATGCAGTAGGAGTCTAACAGATCTAAAACCCCATTTTTACCTGATAATATATTTCAGCCCAGAAGAGGACCAACAGTGTATACGTGGTAAAGAATAACAGCCCAGGGAGGTCCAGTAACACCAATGTTAACACCTGTTCAAAGCATTGCATCAAGTCGATAATGAATAATAGAACAGGAAGAATCCACCAACATAAGGATTTTCTAGAACGGAGTACATAAAATCTCTTGATTACATATACTACCAATAATGAAGAGCAGGAAGCAACAACTGAAAAGGAAAACACTATAAGCGGCCATGTCAAGCTCATTGGGCAAGCTACTTGATCACAAATAAGGTCATTTAATGTGTAGCCGTATAGGTAGCAACATAATGTTTCGCTACTTCCCTAGCAACTATTAGTCACACAAATCGACAAAGTCTTGCAACCACAGATTGAGCTTAGAGCCTTACTAAATACTCCTTCTGTTCTCataatttgtttacctttgattaaaataccccacaaaaaaaatataaaaggtaaacaaatgattggggtGGCGGGAGGACAAGAGAACCCTTCACCTCTCTCTAAGCTATGCCGAATATCTTATGCCGAGTTTGGCATAGACCAATTCTATAACGTGTTCTAAGCACAAAGTGGTACTGAAATCATATGAAGGATAAATTGGAGCATCTTGATGACTTGAAATAAAGTTGCAAAAATAGGATAGCTTACCTTGGGTTTCAAAATAAAAACATACATGTGGAAGCCAAAAATAGCTGCACGCACTGTAGTCATACAAAGCCTCAGTCTTAGAAAGAGGAAATATAAAAAACAAGATACATAACAAGCAAGAGAGGCTTTTCTCTGTcacctccattgacaataaagtTCATGAGATGGAAAACTTTCTGTGTAGTCCAACCATATTGAGGCACTCTCAATTGAATCCTTATAAGTTGAATCTGCACTTAAAACAAGTATATCAACCCCAAAATCATAAAATTCGGAACTTGATATCAAATTTGGTTTTAAAACACTATAAAGAAGAGTAAACGAGCGATACAAGATATAAATTGGCTGCTCAAAGTAAGATCAAACTACAATCAATTATGTGGGctctattactccctccgtcccggtcaattgttgtccttaggttttggcacaaagaccaaggaaagagaagggggccaattactaaatgacaagtggaacaaattgagggTGAATGATCAAAGTGCTcattaagttcattcttaaaatagaaaggacaacaattgagtgagacacccaaaatggaataggacaacaaatgatcgggacaggGGGAGTAAATGTTACTGCTGAGCATACTAGCCATCAAACCCAGAGAACGATCATATACCCTTTTTCTGCAATTACAATGCAATCAAATCTAGTAAAGCATAAAAGTACGATCTTTAGCAGCTCAAATTCAGATTAATGATCTGTTCTTTTTGACGGAGCTAAAACATATCCAAATGAACTGAATTCTGTTGAATAAAACTCAACTGAACTAAATTAACCATCTATCTATAATCCT from Silene latifolia isolate original U9 population chromosome 3, ASM4854445v1, whole genome shotgun sequence harbors:
- the LOC141646871 gene encoding tobamovirus multiplication protein 1-like — protein: MGRLALISSGFRSSDLMAGWWDEINESTQWQDIIFFTLSGAYALVSAIALIQLIRIQLRVPQYGWTTQKVFHLMNFIVNGVRAAIFGFHMYVFILKPKVLTLVLLDLPGLLFFTTYTLLVLFWAEIYYQARSLPTDRLRAWYITVNCVIYVIQALIWIYLWLYNNSFVGSMSQVFIAVVSFLAALGFLLFGGRLFFMLRRFPIESKGRRKKLHEVGSITAICFVCFLIRCFMVALSAFNANLSLRVLDHPILDLIYYTLVEILPSVLVLFILRKVPPKRVSALYHPIH
- the LOC141646539 gene encoding tobamovirus multiplication protein 1-like, translated to MSQVLVAVASIIAASGFLLFGGRLYMMLFNFPVESKGRQQKLYEVKSVAAICFASFLIRCITAAVSAFNADATLKVLDQPTTFDLIYYMLVEILPCAIVLFVHRKLPPKNV
- the LOC141646872 gene encoding tobamovirus multiplication protein 1-like; the encoded protein is MAKWDELNESTPLHGGIFFTLSAAYALLTAVSLIQFIRIQSRSRTFEWSTQMVFVLMNIFVNAVRAAVFGFHIFVVLKSKVLTSVLLDLPGLFFFSTYTLLVLFWSEIYYQAINETTDTLKAWYISVNSVIYVIQVLIWISLGLYDTSFVGSVNQVFIAVSSVIAASGFLLFGGRLCLMLMRFPIESKGRKKKIYEVRSVTAICIVSFLIRCITAAKSAFNADASLRVLDQPTAFDLVYYMLVEILPCALVLFILRKLPAKRE